A stretch of the Vagococcus xieshaowenii genome encodes the following:
- a CDS encoding MptD family putative ECF transporter S component: MKSFKIQDLISVGIYAAIYYLLMAIAVFALHMGFGIFSYMFIPSGTALVAGIVYLLMTHRIPKFGAITILGLVNAAFFMFSGYFALSFIPSIVCGILADVIQHKTNLPEKIRTLLGYTIFNFSLTGPILPMWFMQDAYKEALASKGKDASYITEILKPVNNMTFALIILSIIVCSIIGLWIANNIYQKHFAKTKGQTNENIIR; this comes from the coding sequence ATGAAATCATTTAAAATTCAAGATTTAATTTCTGTCGGTATTTATGCCGCCATTTACTATTTATTAATGGCGATTGCTGTGTTTGCTTTACATATGGGATTTGGGATTTTCAGTTATATGTTTATTCCTAGTGGTACAGCCTTAGTTGCTGGGATTGTCTATTTGTTAATGACACATCGCATTCCAAAATTTGGTGCCATCACTATTTTAGGTCTGGTCAATGCCGCCTTCTTTATGTTTTCTGGCTACTTTGCCTTATCATTCATCCCTAGTATCGTCTGTGGTATCCTAGCTGATGTTATTCAACATAAGACCAACTTACCTGAAAAAATTCGTACTCTTCTAGGCTACACTATTTTTAATTTCAGTTTAACGGGCCCTATCTTACCTATGTGGTTCATGCAAGATGCTTACAAAGAAGCTTTAGCAAGTAAGGGGAAAGATGCTAGTTACATCACAGAAATTTTAAAACCTGTAAATAACATGACCTTCGCACTAATTATTTTATCAATTATTGTATGTAGTATTATCGGACTATGGATTGCTAATAACATTTATCAAAAACATTTTGCCAAAACAAAAGGACAAACAAATGAGAACATTATCCGTTAA
- a CDS encoding ABC transporter ATP-binding protein, with product MFKVLKKFKPAEYLIALISTLFIVVQVWLDLKLPDYMSEITMVMQTPGSKMSDLKEPGMYMVFCALGSLLSAVIVGYFASKLATNLAHRLRQEVFEKVNAFSMEEMQHFSIASLITRTTNDTSQVQMIIAMGMQVMIKAPIMAIWAITKIAGKNSEWSIATAVAVVVLLMLVGSIVVFALPKFKIIQTLTDNLNRVMREGLTGVRVVRAYNAEKYQEDKFEVANEDVTKTNLFVGRMMALMMPGMTLIMSGLSLSIYWIGAYIIDAAKEIPERMQLFSDMIVYSSYAMQVVMSFMMLVMIFIMLPRAMVSASRINEVLDTKTKIIDGTLTQQPWEMGEVEFKHVDFQYPDAEEKVLEDISFTASPGETVAFIGSTGSGKSTLINLLARFYDVTSGEILINGKNIKEYKLEDLYNKIGYVSQKATIFSGTIESNVAFGDSQSTEPNSVEEALRTAKGLEFAENMEGGINAKIEQGGSNLSGGQKQRLAIARAIHKNPEIFIFDDSFSALDYKTDKELRAELDSQRRGATTFIVAQRIGTIRNANKIIVLDEGKIVGMGTHDDLMENCSVYQEIAYSQLSKEELTNG from the coding sequence ATGTTTAAAGTATTAAAAAAATTTAAACCCGCTGAATATTTAATTGCCTTGATCTCGACATTATTTATTGTCGTACAAGTTTGGTTAGATTTGAAGCTCCCTGACTATATGTCAGAAATTACTATGGTGATGCAAACACCAGGAAGTAAAATGTCAGACCTTAAAGAACCAGGAATGTACATGGTTTTTTGTGCGTTAGGTAGTTTATTATCAGCAGTCATTGTTGGTTATTTTGCTTCTAAATTAGCCACAAACTTGGCACATCGTCTTCGTCAAGAAGTATTTGAAAAGGTTAATGCCTTCTCAATGGAAGAAATGCAACATTTTTCAATTGCTAGTTTAATTACTCGTACAACCAATGATACAAGTCAAGTGCAAATGATTATTGCAATGGGGATGCAAGTGATGATCAAAGCACCAATTATGGCCATCTGGGCAATTACTAAAATTGCTGGGAAAAACAGTGAATGGTCGATTGCAACGGCAGTAGCTGTTGTTGTTTTATTAATGTTGGTAGGAAGCATTGTCGTATTTGCTTTACCAAAATTCAAAATTATCCAAACATTAACGGATAATCTTAACCGTGTTATGCGTGAAGGGTTAACCGGAGTACGCGTAGTACGTGCTTACAATGCTGAAAAGTACCAAGAAGATAAGTTTGAAGTTGCTAATGAAGATGTTACAAAGACTAACTTATTTGTTGGTCGTATGATGGCCTTAATGATGCCAGGAATGACCTTGATCATGAGTGGTTTGTCTTTATCCATTTATTGGATTGGTGCCTACATTATTGATGCTGCAAAAGAAATTCCAGAAAGAATGCAATTATTCTCAGATATGATTGTGTATTCTTCTTATGCCATGCAAGTGGTGATGTCGTTTATGATGTTGGTAATGATTTTTATTATGTTACCAAGAGCGATGGTATCTGCTAGTCGTATCAATGAAGTATTAGATACAAAAACTAAAATTATTGACGGTACGTTGACACAACAACCTTGGGAAATGGGCGAAGTAGAATTTAAACATGTAGACTTCCAATACCCAGATGCTGAAGAAAAAGTATTAGAAGATATTTCCTTTACTGCTTCACCAGGTGAAACAGTGGCCTTTATTGGTTCAACCGGTTCAGGTAAGAGTACATTGATTAACTTATTGGCACGTTTTTATGATGTGACATCAGGTGAAATTTTAATCAATGGAAAAAATATCAAAGAATATAAATTAGAAGATTTATACAATAAAATCGGTTATGTTTCTCAAAAAGCAACTATTTTCTCAGGAACTATTGAATCAAACGTTGCGTTTGGTGATAGTCAGTCAACTGAACCAAATAGTGTTGAAGAAGCTTTACGTACAGCAAAAGGGTTAGAATTTGCTGAAAATATGGAGGGCGGAATTAACGCGAAGATTGAACAAGGTGGTTCTAACCTGTCAGGTGGACAAAAACAACGTTTAGCGATTGCTAGAGCGATTCATAAAAACCCTGAAATCTTTATTTTTGATGATTCTTTCTCAGCGCTAGATTATAAAACTGATAAAGAATTAAGAGCAGAGTTAGATTCACAACGACGTGGTGCAACAACATTTATCGTGGCACAACGTATTGGAACTATTCGTAACGCTAACAAAATCATTGTATTAGATGAAGGTAAAATCGTTGGTATGGGAACACATGATGACTTGATGGAAAATTGTTCTGTATATCAAGAAATAGCCTACTCACAATTATCGAAGGAGGAATTAACTAATGGCTAG
- a CDS encoding pirin family protein: protein MIKGNVYPVEGARIPVQNPFILAAHHVDAYPKGNGEMAPIEFPIDWEKGNDFSSTRGWKMYHGDYVPGFPAHPHRGFQTITYAKTGYIDHFDSHGNYGRYGDGDVQWMVAGKGMQHAEMFPLVNTDQPNPFEIVQIWLNLPAKMKMVEGAYEMHWREELPIVVLDKEKPSENYLKVLAGSYLDASAPKPSEVSYGHDENHYVNIWEGQLAQGKTLTIPQFPEEVPVQLFIRSGEVSVDGNKITAPSLLVYTSDSDVDFTVTENLDFMVFTGKTIDEEVFAYGPFVMTTREEVVQAYNDFERTEFGGWPWESDAPIIPTDEGRFSVNNHGQEKMMPPTQ, encoded by the coding sequence ATGATCAAAGGCAACGTATATCCAGTAGAAGGGGCAAGAATTCCCGTACAAAATCCCTTTATTTTGGCAGCACATCATGTAGATGCTTATCCAAAAGGTAATGGGGAGATGGCACCTATTGAATTTCCAATTGATTGGGAAAAAGGAAATGATTTTAGTTCTACAAGAGGATGGAAAATGTACCATGGTGATTATGTACCAGGTTTCCCTGCTCATCCACATCGAGGATTTCAAACAATTACCTATGCCAAAACAGGCTATATTGATCATTTTGATTCTCACGGTAATTATGGTCGTTATGGAGACGGTGATGTGCAGTGGATGGTAGCTGGTAAGGGAATGCAACATGCTGAAATGTTCCCGTTAGTAAATACAGATCAACCGAATCCTTTTGAAATTGTCCAAATTTGGCTTAATTTACCGGCTAAAATGAAAATGGTTGAAGGTGCTTACGAGATGCACTGGAGAGAAGAGTTACCAATTGTGGTATTGGATAAAGAAAAACCAAGTGAGAATTATTTAAAAGTTTTAGCTGGTTCATATTTGGATGCGAGTGCACCAAAACCAAGTGAGGTGTCATACGGACATGATGAAAACCACTACGTTAATATTTGGGAAGGACAATTGGCACAAGGCAAAACCTTAACTATTCCACAATTCCCAGAAGAAGTGCCGGTTCAATTATTCATCCGTTCTGGTGAAGTAAGCGTGGATGGTAATAAAATTACTGCCCCATCCTTATTGGTTTATACATCAGATAGTGATGTCGATTTTACAGTAACAGAGAATCTTGACTTCATGGTGTTTACGGGCAAAACTATTGACGAAGAAGTATTTGCTTATGGGCCATTTGTTATGACAACACGTGAAGAAGTCGTTCAAGCATATAATGATTTTGAGCGTACAGAATTTGGTGGTTGGCCGTGGGAAAGTGATGCACCGATTATTCCTACCGATGAAGGAAGATTTTCAGTTAATAACCATGGACAAGAAAAAATGATGCCTCCTACACAATAA
- a CDS encoding HAMP domain-containing sensor histidine kinase: protein MKKHKHSFLWIHYTIITFIILMITALIVGVIALFMYHQKLIDPAKQHPSLPIVIILAISVLIGTILSAGSARKILKPLTDFNQALDKVARGDFSVSLTKQHHTKEIRDLYNNFNKMTQELNSIETLRDDFIVNVSHEFKTPLTAIEGYATLLQDEHLDDYERQDYTQMIIQSVHQLSTLTGNILQLSKIENNSLPTEKECFRIDEQIRQVIVFLEPEWSAKQIDLHLDLAKLDYLGHKTLLMQVWTNLISNAIKFSEEHDQIYIQLTEEDKHIKIVIKDTGIGMSDIVIQKAFDKFYQGDSTRHTFGNGLGLALVKRIVDLSGGDIILTSTETVGTTFTILLPKQDA from the coding sequence ATGAAAAAACATAAACATTCTTTTTTGTGGATTCATTATACGATCATTACATTTATTATTCTAATGATTACTGCTTTAATCGTAGGCGTTATCGCACTGTTTATGTACCATCAAAAATTAATTGATCCAGCCAAGCAACATCCTTCTCTTCCAATTGTCATTATTTTAGCAATTAGTGTCTTGATTGGTACCATTCTTTCTGCTGGAAGTGCACGAAAAATATTAAAACCCCTAACAGATTTTAATCAAGCTTTAGATAAAGTCGCACGAGGAGATTTTTCCGTTTCATTAACAAAACAGCACCACACCAAAGAAATTAGAGATTTATACAATAACTTTAACAAAATGACCCAAGAGTTAAATAGTATTGAAACCTTACGTGATGATTTTATCGTTAACGTTTCACATGAATTCAAAACCCCTCTCACTGCTATCGAGGGGTACGCAACACTTTTACAAGATGAACACTTAGACGACTACGAACGACAAGATTATACACAAATGATTATTCAAAGTGTTCATCAGTTATCGACACTCACAGGTAATATTCTACAATTATCTAAAATCGAAAATAACTCACTCCCTACTGAAAAGGAATGTTTTCGTATAGATGAACAAATCAGACAAGTCATTGTTTTTTTAGAGCCTGAATGGTCGGCTAAACAAATAGATTTACATTTAGATTTAGCAAAATTGGACTACCTCGGACACAAAACATTGTTAATGCAAGTTTGGACCAACCTCATTAGTAATGCCATTAAGTTTTCTGAAGAACATGATCAAATTTACATCCAATTGACTGAAGAAGACAAACATATCAAAATAGTCATAAAAGACACTGGTATCGGCATGTCAGATATCGTTATTCAAAAAGCATTTGATAAATTCTATCAAGGTGATAGTACACGTCATACATTTGGAAATGGTTTAGGGTTAGCGTTAGTCAAACGGATTGTTGATTTGTCTGGTGGAGATATCATCTTAACGTCAACAGAAACCGTTGGAACAACTTTTACCATCTTATTACCCAAACAGGACGCATAA
- a CDS encoding amino acid permease, whose translation MEKKLENKMSTKHITMLALGGAIGAGLFKGSGEAIGIAGPAVLISYLLGGLLLFVVMYGLGQMVVHNQTGEGGLSGILKPYLGDRTGDFIDWTYWIVWMVNIIAEAVAASSFLQLWFPSISTWVFVLIIALLTTMINLYSVRVFAETEYWLAVAKISVIIVLIVLAVILVVGQVFDVGFQSAFSNLTNNGGFVPTGFKGILSSMLVVIYSYAGSEMLAITVSETENPKQAIPQAIKGVMGRIVSFYILPLLFLLIIYPWETLASSPESPFVLVFEKMKVPFAGDVVNFVIILALFSSINSGVYATSRTLYFRLKDQTGISRKLAQLNKQNVPQRAVLFCSSILYAGVVLSMIVGDNLFNYLVSSISYSMVVVWLLITLASFKLFTGLKQRNKQWMTGIVIIVLLGLLVSVIITNPWAITLFTTALYVIILVRYQLNRK comes from the coding sequence ATGGAGAAAAAATTAGAAAATAAAATGTCTACCAAACATATTACGATGTTAGCACTTGGTGGGGCGATAGGTGCAGGGCTATTTAAAGGTAGTGGAGAAGCCATCGGAATTGCAGGTCCGGCTGTATTAATTAGTTACTTACTAGGGGGCTTGCTTTTATTTGTTGTCATGTATGGTTTGGGACAGATGGTGGTTCATAATCAAACAGGCGAAGGTGGCTTATCGGGTATTTTAAAACCATATCTAGGTGATCGTACGGGTGATTTTATTGATTGGACCTACTGGATTGTTTGGATGGTCAATATTATTGCGGAAGCAGTAGCTGCTTCAAGCTTTTTACAATTGTGGTTTCCAAGCATCTCAACATGGGTATTTGTTTTAATTATCGCGTTATTAACAACCATGATTAATTTATATTCAGTAAGAGTCTTTGCTGAAACAGAGTATTGGTTAGCTGTTGCAAAAATTTCGGTAATTATTGTATTAATTGTACTAGCCGTTATTTTAGTGGTCGGTCAAGTATTTGATGTCGGTTTCCAATCAGCATTTAGTAATCTAACGAATAATGGTGGCTTTGTTCCAACTGGGTTTAAAGGAATTCTAAGTTCAATGTTAGTCGTAATTTATTCATATGCAGGTTCTGAGATGCTTGCTATTACGGTAAGTGAAACAGAAAATCCTAAACAAGCAATTCCGCAGGCAATTAAAGGGGTTATGGGAAGAATTGTATCATTTTATATCTTGCCGTTATTATTCTTACTGATTATCTATCCATGGGAAACATTGGCAAGTAGTCCTGAAAGTCCTTTTGTCTTAGTTTTTGAAAAAATGAAGGTTCCATTTGCAGGAGACGTTGTTAATTTTGTGATCATCTTGGCCTTATTCTCGTCGATTAATTCAGGGGTTTATGCCACATCACGAACGCTTTATTTCCGTTTGAAAGATCAAACAGGTATTAGTCGTAAATTAGCACAACTAAACAAACAAAATGTTCCACAACGTGCGGTTCTTTTCTGCTCAAGTATTTTGTATGCAGGTGTTGTATTATCAATGATCGTTGGGGATAATTTGTTTAATTATTTAGTCAGCTCAATTTCCTATTCAATGGTAGTTGTTTGGTTATTAATTACCTTAGCAAGTTTTAAATTGTTTACTGGTTTAAAACAACGCAATAAACAATGGATGACCGGTATTGTGATTATCGTATTATTGGGATTATTAGTATCAGTTATTATCACAAATCCTTGGGCGATTACGTTATTTACAACGGCGCTATATGTCATCATTTTAGTTCGTTATCAGTTGAATCGTAAGTAG
- a CDS encoding energy-coupling factor transporter transmembrane component T family protein, with amino-acid sequence MRTLSVKFDPRSKLVTVLFASLLLMFRFSLIIELAFMTLLFLLFILEGSWQRGLFYYLSCLSILWLSDWLLNYINHPFITFISFGVIVLRRFFPTIMAAGFAANKTKTSQWIATLKKWHFPFSIIVPLAVLFRFFPTFSQDIKHLVNAMRFRGIIHSFWDLIRHPFRTIEYLVVPLLMSTENISLDLSAASLTRGLGNPEKQTSIYAIRFAWYDYFLCFIIILLGIGGFIL; translated from the coding sequence ATGAGAACATTATCCGTTAAATTTGACCCCAGAAGTAAGCTAGTGACTGTTTTGTTCGCTAGCTTGCTTTTGATGTTTCGCTTTAGTTTAATTATTGAACTGGCCTTTATGACCCTACTTTTTCTCTTATTTATTCTTGAAGGTAGCTGGCAAAGAGGTCTTTTTTACTATTTAAGCTGTTTATCTATTCTGTGGCTCAGTGATTGGTTACTAAACTATATTAATCATCCTTTTATCACCTTTATTTCATTTGGTGTTATTGTGTTGAGACGTTTTTTCCCAACTATCATGGCTGCAGGATTTGCTGCTAACAAAACCAAAACGAGCCAGTGGATTGCAACATTAAAAAAATGGCACTTTCCCTTCTCAATTATTGTACCGCTTGCTGTATTATTTAGGTTTTTCCCAACCTTTTCACAAGATATAAAACATCTTGTAAATGCTATGCGCTTTAGAGGGATCATTCATTCATTTTGGGATTTAATCAGGCACCCTTTTAGAACTATCGAATATCTAGTAGTTCCTTTGTTGATGTCAACTGAAAACATCTCACTTGATTTATCTGCGGCTTCTCTTACCCGAGGTTTAGGAAATCCTGAAAAACAAACAAGCATCTATGCTATTCGCTTTGCATGGTATGACTATTTCCTTTGTTTTATTATTATTCTATTAGGAATTGGAGGGTTCATTCTATGA
- a CDS encoding ABC transporter ATP-binding protein — translation MSKSLELINVSKIYQEDNQEKVVALDNVSISVQPGELVALVGPSGSGKSTFLSIAGALLQPTSGDVKIAGQSLTSLSAKQLSTLRLDKIGFILQSSNLVPYLTVLDQLLVVNRMKGKKAKEAQGLATELLTELGLDNQFHKLPHELSGGQKQRVAIGRALMNDPELILADEPTASLDSKKAYEVVELLRKETKNRNKAAIMVTHDERMLAFCDRVYYMNDGQLLTKLAH, via the coding sequence ATGTCAAAATCATTAGAACTAATCAACGTAAGTAAAATATATCAAGAAGATAATCAAGAAAAAGTAGTCGCTTTAGATAATGTGTCTATTTCAGTTCAACCGGGTGAATTAGTAGCACTAGTAGGCCCTTCTGGTTCAGGTAAAAGTACCTTTTTATCTATCGCAGGGGCATTATTACAACCAACTAGTGGAGATGTTAAAATTGCTGGACAAAGCCTAACAAGCTTAAGTGCTAAGCAACTATCCACATTACGATTAGATAAAATAGGATTTATTTTACAATCGTCTAATTTAGTCCCTTATTTAACGGTCTTAGATCAATTATTAGTTGTTAATCGTATGAAGGGTAAGAAAGCCAAAGAAGCACAAGGATTAGCAACTGAATTATTAACGGAATTAGGTTTAGACAATCAATTTCATAAATTACCGCATGAATTATCAGGTGGTCAAAAGCAACGTGTCGCTATTGGACGCGCATTAATGAATGACCCAGAATTAATTTTGGCTGACGAACCAACGGCGAGCTTAGATTCTAAAAAAGCTTATGAAGTAGTTGAATTACTAAGAAAAGAAACTAAAAATCGTAATAAAGCCGCAATTATGGTGACACATGATGAACGCATGTTGGCTTTTTGTGATCGTGTTTATTATATGAATGACGGTCAATTATTAACAAAACTTGCACACTAA
- a CDS encoding FAD-dependent oxidoreductase: protein MKVVVVGCTHAGTAAVKNILANNSEADVTVFERNDNVSFLSCGIALYVGGVVKNAQDLFYSSPEELASLGAKLHMEHEVTAIDVEQKVVTSKDLTTGEVSETAYDKLVMTTGSWPITPPIPGRELDNVLLCKNYNQAKEIIAKADNAQKVVVVGGGYIGIELVEAFVDSGKEVTLVDGLDRILNKYLDAGHTDILEDFLREKGVKVALNETVSEFVAGEQGQLTAVKTNEGAYEADLAILCVGFRPQTELLKDKVEMLPNGAIVVDQFMKTSNPDIFAAGDSAVVKYNPTDTENYIPLATNAVRQGMLVGANLAGDTLAYRGTQGTSGLYLFGWTIGSTGMTLGNALQADINAGSVWFEDNYRPEFMPSTEKVYMQLVYDKDTHVILGGQLMSKYDITQSANTLSVVVQNKMTVEDLALQDFFFQPHFDRPWNYLNLLAQEAMKQLHTKK, encoded by the coding sequence ATGAAAGTAGTAGTAGTGGGCTGTACTCATGCAGGAACAGCAGCAGTCAAAAATATTTTAGCAAATAATTCAGAGGCAGATGTTACCGTTTTTGAACGTAATGACAATGTTTCGTTTCTATCGTGCGGTATCGCATTATATGTTGGGGGTGTTGTGAAGAACGCTCAAGATTTATTTTATTCAAGTCCGGAAGAATTAGCTTCTTTAGGTGCCAAACTTCACATGGAGCATGAAGTAACAGCGATTGATGTAGAACAAAAAGTTGTCACATCAAAAGATTTAACTACTGGAGAGGTATCGGAAACGGCTTATGATAAATTAGTAATGACAACTGGTTCATGGCCAATCACACCGCCAATTCCAGGACGTGAATTGGACAATGTCTTACTATGTAAAAACTACAATCAAGCTAAAGAAATCATCGCCAAAGCTGATAACGCACAAAAAGTCGTCGTTGTTGGTGGGGGGTATATTGGGATTGAACTTGTGGAAGCTTTTGTAGATTCAGGAAAAGAAGTAACATTGGTTGATGGATTAGATCGTATTTTAAATAAATATTTAGATGCGGGGCATACAGATATTTTAGAAGATTTCTTACGTGAAAAAGGCGTAAAGGTTGCGTTGAATGAAACAGTTTCAGAATTTGTGGCAGGCGAGCAAGGGCAATTAACAGCAGTAAAAACCAATGAAGGGGCCTATGAGGCGGATTTGGCAATTTTATGTGTTGGTTTCCGACCACAAACAGAATTGTTAAAAGATAAGGTTGAGATGTTACCAAATGGTGCAATCGTTGTGGATCAATTCATGAAGACTAGTAATCCGGATATTTTTGCAGCAGGGGATAGTGCAGTGGTTAAATATAACCCAACGGATACAGAGAATTATATTCCTTTAGCAACGAATGCGGTTAGACAGGGGATGTTGGTTGGCGCTAATCTTGCAGGTGACACGTTAGCATATCGTGGGACACAAGGGACATCAGGCTTATATTTATTTGGTTGGACAATCGGCTCAACGGGTATGACATTAGGCAATGCTTTACAAGCAGATATTAATGCTGGGTCTGTTTGGTTTGAAGATAATTATCGCCCAGAGTTTATGCCTTCCACGGAGAAAGTGTATATGCAATTAGTATATGATAAAGACACGCATGTTATCTTAGGTGGTCAATTGATGTCTAAATATGATATTACACAATCAGCTAATACATTATCTGTAGTGGTTCAAAATAAAATGACGGTTGAAGATTTAGCCTTACAAGATTTCTTCTTCCAACCTCATTTTGATCGTCCATGGAATTACTTGAACTTATTGGCTCAAGAAGCTATGAAACAATTGCATACTAAAAAATAG
- a CDS encoding TetR/AcrR family transcriptional regulator: MKITDEDIYRASRELLLIGGYDYLTFAKLSQNLDVTRPALYKHFQTKDELILSMMEAEMTVFLEDLPEIAGNQPTDSLDILLRKFLAFADVHRLLESVYRIDYDTRRQFPEKMLKLKKAHEQFKHYLDQLIDEGKEQQVFERNIPNEWIVNFFMNAIHMVEDRDSCEEIEIVKQLLMNGVGKR, from the coding sequence ATGAAAATAACAGATGAAGATATCTATAGAGCTTCACGTGAGCTGTTGTTAATTGGTGGGTATGATTATTTAACGTTTGCTAAATTATCGCAAAATTTAGACGTTACACGTCCTGCTCTTTATAAACACTTCCAAACAAAAGACGAATTGATTTTAAGTATGATGGAAGCAGAGATGACTGTTTTTTTAGAAGATTTACCTGAGATTGCCGGAAATCAACCAACGGATAGTTTAGATATTTTGTTAAGAAAATTTTTAGCTTTTGCAGATGTTCATCGTTTGTTAGAAAGTGTATACCGAATTGACTATGACACACGTCGACAATTTCCAGAAAAAATGCTTAAATTAAAAAAAGCCCACGAACAGTTTAAACATTATTTAGACCAATTAATTGATGAAGGAAAAGAACAACAAGTATTTGAGAGAAATATTCCAAATGAGTGGATCGTTAATTTTTTTATGAACGCTATCCATATGGTGGAAGATAGAGACAGCTGTGAAGAAATAGAGATAGTAAAACAGCTATTAATGAATGGGGTAGGAAAACGTTAG
- a CDS encoding ABC transporter permease: MYLAWNEIKRNKGKYTMITLIVLLITWLVFLLTGLGNGLNALNAAAIQNLNGDHLVFAKDSENKFTKSTFSGDDLVKIKAIPGVEEATLMGSHMSSATNETKGSDKKVDITVVGVTDASFIEPKVIEGVALDKAKPNDVIVDDLIKNEGYKLGDEIKISGSDTHFNIVGFVEKNTFNHLPTVWLPLATWQEMRYAAPGSDDGKKNPVNTVVLKTNETFNADKLSKELSDLQVATRKEAVASMPGYKEENGTIMLMLAFLVAISAVIIGVFFYVLTMQKIPQFGVMKAIGASNGFISKMVIGQVTIITLIGIILGALATYGIAAILPEGMPFALDNKTVLLYGLLLFAISLISTLFSVRQIVKVDPLIALGRVE; the protein is encoded by the coding sequence ATGTATTTAGCGTGGAATGAGATTAAACGCAATAAAGGAAAGTACACAATGATCACGTTGATCGTTTTATTAATCACTTGGTTAGTCTTTCTATTAACAGGTTTAGGGAATGGATTGAACGCTTTAAACGCGGCAGCTATTCAAAATTTAAATGGGGATCACTTGGTATTTGCCAAAGATTCTGAGAATAAATTTACTAAATCAACTTTTTCAGGAGACGATTTAGTGAAAATTAAAGCCATACCAGGTGTTGAAGAAGCAACATTGATGGGTTCTCACATGTCTTCAGCAACGAATGAAACAAAAGGTAGTGATAAGAAAGTAGATATTACTGTTGTAGGTGTTACCGATGCCTCTTTTATTGAACCTAAAGTGATTGAAGGAGTAGCCTTAGATAAGGCTAAGCCTAATGATGTGATTGTAGATGATTTAATTAAAAACGAAGGCTACAAATTAGGCGATGAAATAAAAATTTCTGGTTCTGATACGCACTTCAATATTGTCGGTTTTGTGGAAAAAAATACCTTTAACCACTTACCTACTGTTTGGTTACCACTAGCTACATGGCAAGAAATGCGTTACGCTGCACCGGGTTCAGACGATGGCAAGAAAAACCCAGTGAATACTGTAGTGTTAAAAACAAATGAGACATTTAACGCTGACAAGCTATCTAAAGAACTATCTGATTTACAAGTAGCTACAAGAAAAGAAGCGGTGGCATCCATGCCAGGTTATAAGGAAGAAAATGGTACTATTATGTTGATGCTTGCCTTTTTAGTGGCTATTTCGGCAGTCATTATCGGCGTTTTCTTCTATGTTTTAACGATGCAAAAAATCCCACAATTTGGTGTAATGAAAGCAATTGGCGCAAGTAATGGCTTTATTTCAAAAATGGTTATTGGACAAGTAACAATTATTACGTTAATTGGTATTATTTTAGGTGCACTAGCAACATATGGTATTGCAGCTATTTTACCAGAAGGCATGCCGTTTGCTTTAGATAATAAAACAGTTCTTTTATACGGCTTATTATTATTTGCGATTAGCTTAATTAGTACGCTATTTTCTGTTAGACAAATTGTCAAAGTGGATCCTTTAATCGCATTGGGGAGAGTGGAATAA